One genomic segment of Acidobacteriota bacterium includes these proteins:
- a CDS encoding response regulator produces the protein MAVDGKRIRVLIVDDSAFMRKVLQSIISADPTLEVCGEARDGKDAVDKTEQLNPDVVTMDINMPHVDGLQATEIIMSKQPKPIVIVSSESRDGADITLKALELGAIDFVAKPSSGIDLDMNSVREELVRKLKMAAKVRVVRTAVRSKLGTEIASSAPRTEPAPPRIAAKAPSA, from the coding sequence ATGGCAGTCGACGGCAAACGGATTCGCGTGCTCATCGTGGACGACTCGGCGTTCATGCGCAAGGTGCTGCAAAGCATCATCAGCGCTGACCCAACGCTCGAGGTGTGCGGCGAGGCGCGCGATGGCAAAGACGCCGTGGACAAGACCGAGCAGCTCAATCCCGACGTGGTCACGATGGACATCAACATGCCGCACGTTGACGGATTGCAAGCCACCGAGATCATCATGTCGAAGCAGCCCAAGCCGATCGTGATCGTGAGCTCGGAGTCGCGCGATGGCGCTGACATCACGCTCAAAGCGCTCGAGCTTGGCGCCATCGACTTTGTCGCTAAACCTTCCAGCGGCATCGACCTCGACATGAACAGCGTGCGCGAGGAGCTGGTCCGCAAATTGAAGATGGCGGCGAAGGTGCGCGTGGTGCGCACCGCCGTCCGCTCGAAGCTGGGGACGGAGATCGCTTCCTCCGCGCCACGCACCGAGCCCGCGCCGCCTCGCATCGCCGCCAAAGCTCCCAGCGC
- a CDS encoding response regulator: MSTPGQEFVEIFLQEASEHLQFLREYSGILQDPYPVPEDLERLYISAHTLAGTSGSYGFPLFSEVSGKLAHIFQYAMNATIGPDAAGPLVEFISEAIAVLESDLLMVSATAVEAADDIAAFKQKYPFAFQAPAEPAEEEPGYGEQSGGEHAAAAAAPLPEIAELPQDGEVPEEILEFFVPEAEEHLQAVTECLLALEANPNPEDINRLFRAIHTIKGAAAQVGLLRISRVAHRAEDLVGRLRDGQLKPSAEIVDLCLESVDILKKFLYRQWPDDLTMHASVRALMFRISRLAPEEGEEGTAASADTAASQTAGAEAAAVETGLVPSPTDESRRGARVDARVDSQTDAKDDDETVLRKEPVAMPQSKSVRIGLERLDRMMNAVGELVINRTRMLGRLAELEKLADVLNFSKARMSDKVSEFTEKHEFSQVTIAPKPRAERGVSFESPYRSGYSSYSHSYDASLAEFSELEMDRYDDFNILSRSLSEISADITEVLTQLDGFVRRVDSDIDEFTKLAHRLQDEITQARMVPIGNLYTRISRTVRDAAKASNKVVELTLAGAETELDNNIIQQISDPLVHLVRNAVAHGLEKHDERYASGKPDHGNIAVRAYHRGNHIYIEVEDDGRGIDYERVRATAIESGLIAQDDAERLTERDLLDLLFHPGFSTAPRKTELAGRGVGLDVVKANVAALNGEIEIDTEKGRGSRFTLKVPLTLIISQALFVRCGDYTFALPLAFVEEIRRLRADDIEEVGGKLLTRVREVVTEIIRLDTHLALPEVEPVNGYYRLVLVNVAGRQVGIVVEEVIRKDEIVIKSLGEYLRNMKMFPGATIAPDGSLILLVDVNRLVAGEAIERRPLMSSATAARIFAPGAAAVAKGEIPAAAIDEVVEEKVVVLADDSISVRKFVGRMLEKAGYRVRLASDGLEALEIATQTRCDLVVTDLEMPRTNGYELIAHLRQSPETRHIPVMVVTSRAGAKHRDRAIKEGAAAFLVKPVQEDQFLAEVAALIGATGVQTKAAAGTS; encoded by the coding sequence GTGAGCACCCCGGGCCAGGAATTCGTGGAGATCTTCCTGCAGGAGGCGAGTGAACACCTCCAGTTCCTGCGGGAATATTCCGGCATCTTGCAGGACCCGTATCCCGTCCCAGAGGATCTGGAACGTCTGTACATCTCCGCGCACACGCTGGCGGGAACGTCGGGCAGCTACGGCTTCCCACTGTTCTCCGAAGTCAGCGGCAAGCTCGCGCACATCTTCCAATATGCGATGAACGCGACGATCGGTCCGGACGCTGCCGGACCGCTGGTCGAGTTCATCTCCGAAGCCATCGCCGTGCTCGAGAGCGACCTGCTCATGGTGAGCGCGACCGCGGTCGAGGCCGCCGACGACATCGCAGCGTTCAAGCAGAAGTATCCGTTCGCGTTTCAGGCGCCTGCTGAGCCGGCCGAAGAGGAGCCCGGATACGGCGAGCAGTCCGGCGGTGAACACGCCGCTGCGGCCGCGGCGCCGCTGCCGGAGATCGCCGAACTGCCGCAGGATGGCGAGGTTCCGGAAGAGATCCTCGAGTTTTTTGTGCCCGAGGCCGAAGAGCACTTGCAAGCCGTGACGGAGTGCCTGCTGGCGCTAGAAGCGAATCCGAATCCGGAAGACATCAACCGCCTGTTCCGCGCGATCCACACCATCAAGGGCGCGGCGGCGCAGGTCGGATTGCTGCGCATCTCGCGCGTGGCGCACCGCGCCGAGGATCTGGTTGGACGCCTGCGCGATGGCCAGCTGAAGCCATCCGCGGAGATCGTTGACCTCTGCCTCGAGTCCGTCGACATCCTGAAGAAGTTCCTCTACCGGCAGTGGCCGGACGACCTGACGATGCACGCTTCGGTACGCGCGCTGATGTTCCGCATCTCACGCCTGGCGCCGGAAGAGGGTGAAGAGGGAACCGCGGCGTCCGCAGACACCGCCGCCTCCCAGACCGCCGGCGCTGAAGCCGCCGCGGTGGAGACGGGACTTGTCCCGTCTCCCACCGATGAATCACGCCGCGGCGCGCGCGTTGATGCGCGCGTTGACTCGCAGACCGACGCCAAAGACGACGACGAGACGGTGCTCCGCAAGGAGCCGGTGGCGATGCCGCAATCGAAGTCGGTCCGCATCGGGCTCGAGCGGCTCGACCGCATGATGAACGCGGTCGGCGAGCTGGTGATCAACCGCACGCGCATGCTGGGCCGCCTGGCGGAACTGGAAAAACTCGCTGACGTGCTGAATTTCTCCAAGGCACGGATGTCCGACAAGGTCTCCGAGTTCACCGAGAAGCACGAGTTCTCGCAGGTCACGATCGCGCCCAAGCCGCGGGCCGAGCGCGGCGTCAGCTTCGAATCGCCCTATCGCAGCGGATACTCCAGCTACTCGCACTCCTACGATGCGTCGCTGGCCGAGTTCAGCGAGCTGGAGATGGACCGCTACGACGATTTCAACATCCTCTCGCGCTCGCTCTCCGAGATCTCCGCCGACATCACCGAGGTGCTGACGCAGCTCGATGGCTTCGTACGCCGCGTGGATTCCGACATCGACGAGTTCACTAAGCTCGCGCACCGCTTGCAGGATGAGATCACGCAAGCGCGCATGGTGCCCATCGGCAACCTCTACACGCGCATCTCGCGCACCGTGCGCGACGCCGCCAAGGCCTCGAACAAGGTGGTGGAGTTGACACTCGCCGGCGCCGAGACCGAGCTCGACAACAACATCATCCAGCAGATCTCCGACCCGCTCGTTCATCTCGTGCGCAACGCGGTGGCGCACGGCCTGGAGAAACATGACGAGCGTTACGCCTCCGGAAAGCCCGATCACGGCAACATCGCGGTCCGCGCGTATCACCGCGGCAACCACATCTATATCGAAGTAGAAGACGATGGGCGCGGCATCGACTACGAGCGCGTCCGTGCCACTGCCATCGAGTCTGGACTGATCGCGCAGGATGACGCCGAGCGGCTCACCGAGCGCGATCTGCTCGACCTGCTCTTCCATCCCGGCTTCTCCACCGCGCCGCGCAAGACCGAGCTTGCCGGGCGCGGCGTCGGCTTGGACGTGGTGAAAGCCAACGTCGCCGCCCTCAATGGTGAGATCGAGATCGATACCGAGAAGGGACGCGGCTCGCGCTTCACCCTCAAAGTCCCGCTCACGCTCATCATCTCGCAAGCGCTTTTCGTCCGCTGCGGCGATTACACCTTCGCGCTGCCGCTCGCGTTCGTCGAAGAGATCCGCCGCCTGCGCGCCGACGACATCGAAGAGGTCGGCGGCAAGCTGCTCACGCGCGTGCGCGAGGTCGTCACCGAGATCATCCGCCTCGATACCCACCTCGCACTACCCGAGGTCGAGCCGGTCAACGGCTACTACCGGCTCGTGCTGGTGAACGTTGCCGGACGCCAGGTCGGCATCGTGGTGGAAGAAGTCATACGCAAAGACGAGATCGTGATCAAAAGTTTGGGCGAGTATCTGCGGAACATGAAGATGTTCCCCGGTGCGACCATCGCGCCGGATGGCAGCCTGATCCTGTTGGTGGACGTGAATCGCCTGGTCGCTGGGGAAGCGATCGAGCGGCGTCCGCTGATGTCCTCAGCCACGGCGGCGCGCATCTTCGCGCCCGGCGCCGCGGCCGTTGCCAAGGGAGAGATTCCCGCGGCCGCGATCGATGAGGTGGTGGAGGAGAAGGTCGTCGTGCTCGCCGATGATTCCATCAGTGTACGCAAGTTCGTTGGTCGCATGCTCGAGAAGGCAGGCTACCGCGTGCGGCTTGCGTCCGATGGACTCGAGGCTCTCGAGATCGCCACCCAGACTCGCTGCGATCTGGTCGTGACCGATCTCGAGATGCCTCGTACTAACGGTTATGAGTTGATCGCGCACCTGCGCCAGTCGCCCGAGACGCGCCACATCCCAGTGATGGTGGTGACTTCGCGCGCGGGCGCGAAGCATCGTGACCGCGCCATCAAGGAAGGCGCGGCGGCCTTCCTGGTGAAGCCGGTGCAAGAAGATCAGTTCCTCGCGGAGGTCGCGGCGCTCATCGGCGCGACCGGCGTGCAGACTAAAGCGGCAGCGGGGACGAGCTAA